A stretch of DNA from Vicinamibacteria bacterium:
ATGGGACGACCCGAGGCCTTCAGATCGGCGAGCGTCGGATCGAGGCCAGAATCCCGCCTGGAGTCCGCTCGGGCTCCCGCGTCAGGCTCCAGGGGCAGGGTTCGCCCGGGAGCGGAGGGGCGAGCGCGGGCGATCTCTATCTCGTCGTCGAGGTCGCTCCCCATCCTACCTTCACTCGTAAGGGCGACGACCTGCGGGCGGATGTGCACGTGGATTTCTATACCGCCGCCATCGGCGGCGACGCGCGCGTCCAGACCATCGATGGTGCGGTGACCCTGAAGATCCCGGGGCGGAGCCAGGCGGACAAGACGTTCCGTCTCCGGGGTAAAGGCATGCCGCGGCTCGGCCAGCCCGGCGAACGCGGCGATATGTGGGCGCGGGTCAAGCTCGTTCTCCCCGAGCCCATTAGCGACGCTGAGATCGTTGGACTGCGAAAGCTCGCCGACGGACGCACGAAGAAAGGAGGCGAGAGATGAACGAGAACGACAGGCTCCTCGACGCTGAAGGCGCGGCGAGGCTCGCTAGAATCGACGTGACCGTCGTCTCGTACTATGCAGAGATCGGGCTTGTTGTCCCCTCTTCGGAAGGCTATTCTCCAGCGGCTGTGGCGGAGCTCCGCCGGGTGCGCCGCCTCCATGAGGACGTGGGACTCGATCACGCGGCGATCGAGATCGTTCTTCGCATGAACGCGCGGATTCGGCAGCTCCAGGAAGAGCTCCGGCGGTTGCGATTGTCGCTCTCGCGGCCGGGTGGAGAGCTTCCCCGAGACTGGG
This window harbors:
- a CDS encoding chaperone modulator CbpM; protein product: MNENDRLLDAEGAARLARIDVTVVSYYAEIGLVVPSSEGYSPAAVAELRRVRRLHEDVGLDHAAIEIVLRMNARIRQLQEELRRLRLSLSRPGGELPRDWVESEWEDCQ
- a CDS encoding J domain-containing protein, producing the protein MEFKDYYTALGVAPDSDDKAIKQAYRKLARQHHPDVKPGDKASEERFKEINEAYQALSDPERRKKYDELRRQYQQWGERGGRGDFDWGQWQTAPDQQGRSYNVSPEDVEDLFGGGSPFSDFFGSIFGQGASVGAGRTAGPRRGRDLDGGIEITLEEAFHGTTRGLQIGERRIEARIPPGVRSGSRVRLQGQGSPGSGGASAGDLYLVVEVAPHPTFTRKGDDLRADVHVDFYTAAIGGDARVQTIDGAVTLKIPGRSQADKTFRLRGKGMPRLGQPGERGDMWARVKLVLPEPISDAEIVGLRKLADGRTKKGGER